Below is a genomic region from Persicimonas caeni.
CCGGTCGAGCTAGCCGGGGGGGAATCACCACCACATCCCAGGTTTGATGTGACCAGGCCCGACACGACAAGCGCGGCAGTGGTGATTGCAAGATAGTGACGTCTCATTGGGTTCTCTCAGCAGCAAAAACGTTGGAGATATTCAGACGAACAGCGGTCGTGCCCACCCGGCGCATCGCCACGATACGCCGGGCGTCGCGTTCACTCACATTGTCCTTCGGGGAAGACGTCCTGATAGGCGTAGGTCAGCCGCAGCTCGATATCCTCGAGCTTGTCCCAGTCGAGCCGGGAGTTCTCCCCGGCCTTTTTGTTGATCAGGATGGTGTACTGGCTGGCCAGCGGGAGCCCACCGAAGGTCTGGCTTCCTTCGGCGTTGGTGTCGACGAACTCGTTGACGCCGGCCACCGGCGACATCGAGCGCCCCACCGTGCGAAGGTGGGAGATCTTGCCGTAGTTGGTCGCGCCGGTGCCGAATTGGGCGACGTAGTCGTCGATGCCCGGCTGGCACGAGCGCAACTTGCTGGTGCCGTCGTACAGCACGCTGACGGTGGGTCGAGCGTCGCCGACCTCGCCGACGAGCTTGACGCCCAGCGAGGCGACCTTGGCGTTGCAGGTCAGCTCCAGGTTGGCGAAGTCGTTCAGGTCGATGAAGAAGGTCGCCGCCAGGATGTCGGGATCGCGCGACATCAGGCTGCCGATGGTATCGTCGGTGCTGTAGCGCACGCGCTTGTCGATGGGGACATAGCCGTCGCCCAACACCGCGCGGAATCGCTGAGCGGGGCTCGAGATCTGCTCGGTGACCGGGTCGACGGTGGCGCTGTGCAGGCTCAACAGGTCGTCTCGCACCGACAAGTCCGACGAGACTTCGTTGATCGGCCCGCCGCAGCTGCGCTGCAATCGGGCCAGCTCCTCGGCGATCTTCTCGAGCTGGTAGGTGTTGCGCGCCAGCAAGATCGCCACGCGCTGATCCATGAACGGGCGCACCGCGTAGTACTCCAGCGCCACGAGCCACTCCATGAGCTTGTCCTTGGCCCGGTTCAGGCGGGCCTCGGCCTGATCGAGGCGGTTGGCGCGCCCGAAGATGACCTCCGGCGAGCCGACCAGGGCGTTGACGTCCTGACGCTGGCGCTCGAGGTCTCGGAGCTTGGCGTCGAGCAGCTTGGCGCGCTGGACGAATCGCAGGTACCTCGACACGGCTTGGTCGAATTGGAGGCGGGCCTGCTGGACGCGAAGGTCGAGCCCGGCGATGTGGGTCAGGTCTTGGCGAAAGTCGAGCCGGCGCTGGCGAAACTCGTCGAGGTCGCGCTCGTGGGTCAACTCGGCGTTCAGGTACGCCTGCGACAGCTCGATGATCTCCTTGAGGCGGGCGACTTCGTTGGCCGACTTCTGCTTGATGAGCCTGGCCTCAGCCTTGAGGTTGGCGAGCTCGGCCTCGGTGACCATGGTGCTCAGGTCGTTCTCGTCTTGCAGGTTGGCCATTCTGGCGTCTTGGACCATCTGGAGTGACTCATTCGCCATGTCGAGCGAATTGGCGGTCGTCTTCAGCCCGAGCGCGGCGGTATTCATGCCCACAGAAACACCCTTGGCGGCAAGTAAGGTGGCCATTTGAACCGGGGCGCCCACATCGTCGGGGGAGTCGGGCACGCCCGCGGCTATGGCATCGGCGATGCTGTCGATCGACTCGGCGGTGTGCTCCAGGCCGGCGGCTGCCGAGCGTGCAGTATGTGCCGTCAACATCAACCCCATGCTGCGCGTGACACCGCCCATGCGAATCTCGTTCCACTTGTCGAAGGTCTCGCCGGTCGACTCGATCGCCTCTTGGTGGGTCGCAGCGCGCTGCTCCATATTGTCGAGGATGTCGCTGACCGCCTGGCTGCGCACGTCTTGACGGTCCTGGATATTCTGCGCCAACGCCTCGGCACCTCCGAGGCGCTTGTCGTTCCACTCCTGGATCTTGGCCGCGAAGGTCTGCAGCTCGGCGTACTCCATGCTGGTGCGTTGGACGAGCGCGCGGAGCTCCTCGTCGGCGATGCCGATATTGTTGGCCGCTTCCATCACGTCGAGCAGCGATTGACCGGCCTCCGAGATGCTCTGCTGGCCGGCGGCGAAGTTGGTGTACTCGCCGGTGCCCTTCTCGAGGGCGAAGCCGCATTGGCCGACCTCGACCTGCACGCGACACGCCTCGTCGGTGCGCATGTCGCTGACGGTGCATCCGGAGGGCAGGCCGCACAGCTCGACGAGGCTGGCGCGCAGGTCGCCGATCTCGTTAGCCATGCGGTTACGCAGTTGGGTTTCGTCGAGCGCCTCGGCCTGAGCACGCTCGATGACGCCCGTGACCGACTCGTGGGCGCGCTCGAGCTCGGCGCGGGCCTCGGTCTCGCGCTCGCTCAACAAGGTGTCGTTGCCCGACAGCGGGTCGATCGAGGTGTTGACGACCACCTCGGCGTCGCGCGCATAGATGAGCTCGTCGAAGGGGAGGCTGAGCTTGTGCAGCTCGCGCAGCAAGATCGACATCCCGCCGGCGAGTCGGCCGGAGAGGTAGCCTGCGTCGGCGGCCAGGTTCAGGTTCTTTAGGATGCCGGCGGCCAGGTACAGGTCGAAGATGCGCGCGCTGACCAGGTCGCGCTTGGCGGCGCGGTCGGCGTCGGTCTTCAACAACTCGTGCCAGCGGGTGGTCGCCATGGTCAGCGAGTCGAGCGTGCCGCGCCAGCTCTGGGTCATCTGCACCAGCAGTTGCTCGCGGGCGTCGGCGCTGCTGGCCCCGGTGGTTTGACGGCTGAGCACGGCCAGGCCGCTGGCGTCGAGTTGGCCGCTCAACACGCCCATATGTGCGTCGAGCACCTTGGTCTTCCAGTCTTCGAGCAGTTGTCGGTTC
It encodes:
- a CDS encoding dickkopf-related protein, which gives rise to MKVCARTVCWGGATANVTRLRLGALSLILAAAVLGACGDEPEPASIELPGEPAPESTVPLEVNSTAGCAVDADCASGRFCFQSQCVFECSDERACSGDAECSPRGRCTADGTDVAATLPADLSATNTPQTVFHVAAGQQEVTFTLELNQPAPAEGLQYRIERGFEAEGAEELLRTSGGQDVVDIVIPTGKADPEHDDSQQVRLKLFTPVGNYQLALVPEYPIGGNYVGEAYVDTFGPTGLPLELQIVTQPDGATLADADKAWLVLPVGPQHLFSPLASANGQIEYVARELVYDDFVEQWVARFSFAFEVADAGSGDVGIIRADSGQVRRALRFQLEPGADQTVIGEFSDTWTGLYETLSANGVRTLEDVQFSGDLYLQRYSEGPSNADISVGDHPEADPQPLDAPPLEACTDAIFAVATECDSELDGVAAFESAAPAVQASCAVAVAEHAISGETTSQQIQNYLDGDATNDAGQSFAEFMEECAAGTNGTCRPSDEVLCARQLTAHAYRNQPNDAASNATLVSRFEELTLEAYLGRELGAFGTDSKLRLEWLETTDYPAVVASAVEDLNRQLLEDWKTKVLDAHMGVLSGQLDASGLAVLSRQTTGASSADAREQLLVQMTQSWRGTLDSLTMATTRWHELLKTDADRAAKRDLVSARIFDLYLAAGILKNLNLAADAGYLSGRLAGGMSILLRELHKLSLPFDELIYARDAEVVVNTSIDPLSGNDTLLSERETEARAELERAHESVTGVIERAQAEALDETQLRNRMANEIGDLRASLVELCGLPSGCTVSDMRTDEACRVQVEVGQCGFALEKGTGEYTNFAAGQQSISEAGQSLLDVMEAANNIGIADEELRALVQRTSMEYAELQTFAAKIQEWNDKRLGGAEALAQNIQDRQDVRSQAVSDILDNMEQRAATHQEAIESTGETFDKWNEIRMGGVTRSMGLMLTAHTARSAAAGLEHTAESIDSIADAIAAGVPDSPDDVGAPVQMATLLAAKGVSVGMNTAALGLKTTANSLDMANESLQMVQDARMANLQDENDLSTMVTEAELANLKAEARLIKQKSANEVARLKEIIELSQAYLNAELTHERDLDEFRQRRLDFRQDLTHIAGLDLRVQQARLQFDQAVSRYLRFVQRAKLLDAKLRDLERQRQDVNALVGSPEVIFGRANRLDQAEARLNRAKDKLMEWLVALEYYAVRPFMDQRVAILLARNTYQLEKIAEELARLQRSCGGPINEVSSDLSVRDDLLSLHSATVDPVTEQISSPAQRFRAVLGDGYVPIDKRVRYSTDDTIGSLMSRDPDILAATFFIDLNDFANLELTCNAKVASLGVKLVGEVGDARPTVSVLYDGTSKLRSCQPGIDDYVAQFGTGATNYGKISHLRTVGRSMSPVAGVNEFVDTNAEGSQTFGGLPLASQYTILINKKAGENSRLDWDKLEDIELRLTYAYQDVFPEGQCE